The Variovorax paradoxus genome window below encodes:
- a CDS encoding TetR/AcrR family transcriptional regulator yields the protein MSVTKAATPRRAPRGEKSERTQASLLAAAREVFAERGFERSTTSEIAQRAGVSEATLFTYFESKRRLCIDVVGRWYDEISIELEEQVPAIAGFEARLRFVIQRHLTHLMGDGIGLCALVLGEGRMVDAEFSGLIAELKRRYTSPFMAALSEARELGEVRGDVPLRLMRDMVYGSMEHVLWDYVTTGTKPSIASTASQLTAMLMAAFAFEAAPARAARRFQSDVLAAVRRLERDAGSAEDAA from the coding sequence ATGTCCGTCACCAAAGCCGCCACGCCGCGTCGCGCCCCCCGGGGCGAAAAATCCGAGCGCACCCAGGCGAGCCTGCTGGCGGCGGCGCGCGAGGTCTTCGCCGAGCGCGGCTTCGAGCGCTCGACGACCTCGGAGATCGCCCAGCGCGCGGGGGTGTCGGAGGCGACGCTGTTCACCTACTTCGAGAGCAAGCGGCGCCTGTGCATCGACGTGGTGGGCCGCTGGTACGACGAGATCAGCATCGAGCTCGAGGAGCAGGTGCCGGCGATCGCCGGCTTCGAGGCCAGGCTGCGCTTCGTGATCCAGCGCCACCTGACCCATCTGATGGGCGACGGCATCGGACTGTGCGCGCTGGTCCTCGGCGAGGGGCGGATGGTCGATGCCGAGTTCTCCGGGCTGATCGCCGAACTCAAGCGGCGCTACACCTCGCCCTTCATGGCGGCGTTGAGCGAGGCGCGCGAACTCGGCGAGGTGCGCGGCGACGTGCCGCTGCGCCTGATGCGCGACATGGTGTACGGCTCGATGGAACACGTGCTGTGGGACTACGTGACCACCGGCACCAAGCCCTCGATCGCATCGACCGCCTCGCAGCTGACCGCGATGTTGATGGCGGCGTTCGCATTCGAGGCGGCGCCGGCGCGCGCCGCCCGCCGCTTCCAGTCCGATGTGCTCGCGGCGGTGCGCCGGCTCGAGCGCGACGCGGGCTCGGCCGAAGACGCCGCCTAG